From the Syntrophales bacterium genome, the window GGAAGATATCAAAAGCCAGATAAAAAACGATTTTTCAATGGTACTCAATCTCCTTTTGTCACATACCCCGGAGGATATCAGGAATATCTTTGAAAGGTCACTTGCCGCTTTTCAACAGAAAAAAGGCGACAGCGCGGAGTCGAACCTGTGGAATGATTTTCAGAAACACTTAGCATTCTTAAAAACAGAGGAATTTGTCGATGAACAGGATCGGCTGACAGAGGATGGTATCTGGGCTTCAAGATTGCGACTTGACCAGCCACTGCTCATCGCCGAGTGTCTGAGGAATGACGCTTTCCCGAAAGATGATGAAAGACTTTTAGCCGCGGTTATTGCCCCGTTTGTTTACGACGGTGACCAGGAAATAAAGATATATCAAAAAAGTGTCCCCAAAAAGCTGAAGGCCGCATACGACAAAATCCTTTCAGCGATTAGTCCAATCTCTGAAAAGATGATGAAAGCCGGATTTGCAGTCAATCCTCCCAAATTCTGGACCAGTGTAATCCTCTACGACTGGGCAGGAGGAGTTGAGTGGGATACAATCATTGAAGAGCGGGGATTTGCAGATGGTGACATGGCCATGCTAATATTGAGAACCGCCGACAACCTGAAGCAGATTGCCTCGTTAAAAGAATCACACCCGAACATCGCAGCGCTTGCAGAAAAGGCACGGGAGGCAATACTGAGAGAGCCAGTAGGTTTTGAATACAACCATTAACGAGTTAAAAAACCTTCCCCTGGCAGGCATAAGCGCTAACTTAATGGACTAATGAAGGGTGGTTGTTATGCTGGACTAAATTCTTGCATCTCTCTGGAAAAGTTGATAGAAACCAACGCCTGACAGGAAAGGAATAAACAATGAAATTTAAAAAATATTTAGGATTAGTTCTGGTCGTCTTCTTTCTTTTATCCTCTTTCTCCCCTGCTCTTGCGGGAGAGAGACTGAAGCTTTCCACCACTACCAGCACCGAGAATTCAGGACTGCTCTACGTCCTGCTTCCCCCTTTTGAAAAAATGTTCAACTTGAAAGTAGATGTCGTTCCCGTCGGGACGGGCAAGGCCCTGAAGCTGGCGGAGAACGGGGATGTGGATGTCACCATGGTTCATGCACGCTCCCTTGAAGACAAATTTGTGGTCGAGGGCTACGGCGTCAACCGCAGAGATGTAATGTATAACGACTTCGTGATAATAGGGCCCGGGTCCGATCCGGCGGGAATTAAAAAGGCCAAAACTGCTGCTGAAGCATTCAAGCTGATCGCCGGAAAGAGGGCTGTTTTCGTATCACGGGCGGACAGATCGGGGACAAACGTGAAAGAGCTTACGATATGGAAAGCGGCGGGCATAAACCCGTCCGGCAGATGGTATCTTGAGTCAGGTAAAGGTATGGGAGCGGTTTTGACTATGGCTGACGAAAAGAGGGCATATACAATGACGGATCGGGCGACCTATCTGTCATTTATCGGAGGGAAGAAAATCAGCCTCCCTGTCCTGTTTGAAAGAGATCATGTTCTCTTTAATCCTTACGGCATTATCGCCGTCAATCCTGCGAGGCATTCTCACGTAAATTATGTGAAGGCCATGGCCCTAATCGGCTGGGTTACCTCACAGGAGGGACAGAAGATCATCAAGGAATTTGGAAAAGAAAAGTTCGGCCGGCCCCTTTTCATTCCGGTAGCCGTGCCTGATC encodes:
- a CDS encoding substrate-binding domain-containing protein, encoding MKFKKYLGLVLVVFFLLSSFSPALAGERLKLSTTTSTENSGLLYVLLPPFEKMFNLKVDVVPVGTGKALKLAENGDVDVTMVHARSLEDKFVVEGYGVNRRDVMYNDFVIIGPGSDPAGIKKAKTAAEAFKLIAGKRAVFVSRADRSGTNVKELTIWKAAGINPSGRWYLESGKGMGAVLTMADEKRAYTMTDRATYLSFIGGKKISLPVLFERDHVLFNPYGIIAVNPARHSHVNYVKAMALIGWVTSQEGQKIIKEFGKEKFGRPLFIPVAVPDPQ